One Cryobacterium roopkundense genomic region harbors:
- a CDS encoding exodeoxyribonuclease III encodes MRIATWNVNSIRARVDRTVDWMVREDIDVLAMQEIKCKPEQFPVQQFEDAGYELAIHGLNQWNGVAFASRHEMKDVATAFPGMPGFLKGQEGPDQPLEARALGVTVNDMRLWSLYVPNGRALEDPHYTYKLDWLATLQRHVQAELSAQPDLALALMGDWNVAPFDEDVGDPTLVPGVSTHISPPERAAFEAFAAAGLSDVVRPLVPEGFTYWDYKQLRFPRNEGLRIDFILGSRAFADQVTDASIHRNERKGEVPSDHVPVVVDLDVEGEDDDRPMIF; translated from the coding sequence ATGCGCATTGCCACCTGGAACGTCAACTCCATCCGTGCCAGAGTCGATCGCACCGTGGACTGGATGGTGCGCGAAGACATCGATGTGCTCGCCATGCAGGAGATCAAGTGCAAGCCCGAGCAATTTCCGGTGCAGCAATTCGAAGACGCCGGCTACGAACTGGCCATCCACGGCCTCAACCAGTGGAATGGCGTCGCGTTCGCGAGTCGCCATGAGATGAAGGATGTGGCGACAGCCTTCCCAGGGATGCCCGGCTTTCTGAAAGGCCAGGAAGGCCCTGACCAGCCCCTTGAGGCCCGCGCCCTCGGCGTCACCGTGAACGACATGCGCCTGTGGAGCCTCTACGTGCCCAACGGTCGCGCCCTCGAAGACCCGCATTACACCTACAAGCTCGACTGGCTCGCCACCCTGCAGCGGCACGTCCAAGCCGAGCTGTCGGCCCAGCCCGACCTCGCCCTCGCGTTGATGGGCGACTGGAACGTGGCGCCTTTCGACGAGGACGTGGGAGACCCCACTCTCGTGCCCGGCGTATCCACGCACATTTCGCCGCCGGAACGGGCGGCCTTCGAGGCCTTCGCGGCCGCAGGCCTCAGCGACGTGGTGCGGCCCCTCGTGCCGGAGGGCTTCACCTACTGGGACTATAAGCAGCTGCGTTTTCCCCGCAACGAGGGCCTGCGCATCGACTTCATTCTCGGCTCGCGGGCCTTCGCCGACCAGGTGACGGATGCCAGCATCCACCGCAACGAACGCAAGGGCGAGGTTCCCAGCGACCACGTTCCCGTTGTCGTCGATCTCGACGTTGAGGGTGAAGACGACGATCGCCCGATGATCTTTTAG
- a CDS encoding alpha/beta fold hydrolase: MPHLDVPGAALYYETAGHVSAPALVLLHSPIAHLRMWDPQVAALAAHHFVIRFDARGFGKTESENVQFSNRADTLDLLDHLGVETATLIGCGRGGTIALDIALESPNRVMGIVSIGGGPSGFPEIQLSDAEDALFDALDEAFTTNDSERLARLEVALWAVGPLRDENDLDADFVRTATGFTLDNVARAAERPVPLPLDPPAVDRVIEIAAPALITVGEYDLTPALAEYEYLLEVMPQASGCTFRDTAHLPSVEHPAEFQRVLISWLARNGL, translated from the coding sequence ATGCCTCATCTCGACGTTCCCGGAGCAGCTCTTTACTACGAGACGGCCGGTCACGTGTCTGCGCCGGCGCTGGTGCTGCTGCACTCGCCGATCGCGCACTTGCGCATGTGGGACCCGCAGGTAGCCGCCCTCGCTGCCCACCACTTCGTGATCCGGTTCGACGCGCGCGGTTTCGGAAAAACCGAGAGCGAGAACGTGCAGTTTTCCAACCGGGCCGACACCCTGGACCTGCTCGACCACCTCGGCGTCGAAACTGCCACCTTGATTGGCTGCGGGCGTGGCGGAACCATCGCGCTCGACATCGCCCTCGAGAGCCCGAATCGGGTGATGGGAATCGTTTCAATCGGTGGCGGCCCCAGTGGATTCCCCGAGATTCAGCTCTCCGACGCCGAAGATGCCCTCTTCGATGCGCTCGACGAGGCCTTCACAACCAACGACTCCGAGCGTCTGGCCCGACTCGAGGTGGCCCTCTGGGCCGTCGGACCACTGCGCGACGAGAACGATCTCGACGCCGACTTCGTGCGCACGGCCACCGGCTTCACCCTCGACAACGTGGCAAGGGCCGCGGAGCGTCCCGTGCCCCTCCCCCTCGACCCGCCGGCCGTCGACCGCGTGATCGAGATCGCTGCGCCCGCGCTCATCACCGTGGGCGAATACGACCTCACACCCGCGCTGGCCGAGTATGAATACCTGCTCGAGGTCATGCCACAGGCGAGCGGCTGCACGTTCCGCGACACGGCTCACCTACCAAGCGTCGAGCACCCGGCCGAGTTCCAACGCGTGCTCATCAGCTGGTTGGCCAGAAACGGTCTCTGA
- a CDS encoding DUF2087 domain-containing protein, whose amino-acid sequence MSDDWRRVIASLLNDDTRTAYAEVVIASAGDSGMVPKRRDRSLARLEHAGLIRRAASGEFVAETSGLRALLETAPVRPERTGIERFLGADGRVDQYPANQEQRAALLRWIAARAFVAGGHLTEVEVNATLEAYAHDVATLRRYLVDAGVLGRDPEGRRYSLRV is encoded by the coding sequence ATGTCAGACGACTGGCGCCGTGTCATTGCCTCCCTCCTCAATGACGACACCCGCACGGCCTACGCGGAAGTGGTCATTGCCTCAGCGGGCGATTCGGGGATGGTGCCGAAGCGCCGCGATCGCTCTCTGGCACGGCTTGAGCACGCTGGACTGATTCGCCGAGCCGCATCCGGTGAGTTCGTTGCCGAAACGTCCGGGCTCAGGGCCCTCCTCGAGACGGCCCCGGTTCGCCCGGAGCGCACGGGCATTGAAAGATTTCTCGGCGCCGACGGTCGGGTCGACCAGTACCCGGCCAATCAGGAGCAGCGTGCCGCGCTCTTGCGCTGGATCGCGGCACGAGCATTTGTTGCCGGCGGCCATCTGACAGAAGTTGAGGTGAATGCCACCTTGGAGGCCTATGCGCATGACGTGGCGACCCTGCGCCGCTACCTCGTGGATGCTGGTGTGCTCGGGCGCGATCCGGAGGGGAGACGTTACTCGCTCCGGGTGTAG
- a CDS encoding antibiotic biosynthesis monooxygenase produces MSVPESIPHSSDSVTVSISRWVDPSRIEEATGWVQAGMDLAHQYPGFLGSGWVRASEDSGHWHMLYKFSNAKRLATWENSIDRSEWLHAGRDLVLDAREEKRTGIEGWFDAPQEAEPGVVLVPPPRWKQAVSIWLGFFPLNLAFTFLVTTLVPGWNDLWIVAKVLLTTLALTPLMAYVVLPWITRMLRPWLQKQPS; encoded by the coding sequence ATGTCAGTACCCGAGTCGATTCCGCACTCGTCGGATTCCGTCACCGTCTCGATCTCACGCTGGGTTGACCCGAGCCGCATCGAAGAGGCGACTGGCTGGGTGCAGGCCGGCATGGACCTCGCCCACCAGTATCCAGGCTTCCTCGGCTCGGGTTGGGTGCGGGCGAGCGAGGATTCAGGGCACTGGCACATGCTCTACAAGTTCTCCAACGCCAAGCGCCTAGCCACCTGGGAGAACTCGATCGACCGCTCCGAGTGGCTGCACGCCGGCCGTGACCTCGTGCTCGACGCCCGCGAAGAGAAGCGCACCGGCATCGAGGGTTGGTTCGACGCCCCGCAGGAGGCCGAGCCCGGCGTCGTCCTGGTACCGCCGCCGCGTTGGAAGCAGGCCGTGAGCATCTGGCTGGGGTTCTTCCCCCTGAACCTGGCGTTCACTTTTCTCGTCACCACGCTGGTGCCTGGCTGGAACGACCTGTGGATCGTGGCGAAGGTGCTGCTCACGACCCTGGCGCTCACACCCCTGATGGCCTACGTCGTTCTGCCGTGGATCACGCGGATGCTGCGCCCCTGGCTTCAGAAGCAGCCCTCGTAA
- a CDS encoding DUF1707 SHOCT-like domain-containing protein, which produces MLDYSNPATAPLRLSNGERDDAIETLRAHLAEGRLTNGEFEERSNTVRAASNRGDLAPAFADLPTPTGVVVQAEREGSRFGGTLVALSPFIALIMFFVTGALTGFAGGWAYAWLWFLLIPITAIVVYGPSGKRSSQHR; this is translated from the coding sequence ATGCTCGACTACTCGAACCCCGCCACCGCCCCACTCCGCCTCAGCAACGGCGAACGCGATGATGCGATTGAGACCCTGCGTGCACACCTCGCGGAGGGCAGGCTTACGAACGGCGAGTTCGAGGAGCGCTCGAACACTGTTCGAGCGGCCAGCAACCGGGGCGACCTGGCACCAGCTTTCGCGGACCTGCCCACGCCGACCGGCGTCGTCGTGCAGGCCGAGCGCGAAGGCAGCCGGTTCGGCGGAACCCTCGTGGCGCTCTCGCCATTCATCGCCCTGATCATGTTCTTCGTCACCGGCGCCCTCACCGGCTTCGCCGGCGGTTGGGCGTACGCCTGGCTCTGGTTTCTGCTCATCCCAATCACCGCGATCGTGGTCTACGGCCCCTCAGGAAAACGCAGTTCGCAGCACCGCTAG
- a CDS encoding fumarylacetoacetate hydrolase family protein: MLAAPPVPIPVSLPIGGSDERFFLRRVYCVGRNYADHAREMGNDPDREPPFFFAKPYDAVFAVAEGVPARGVAPHEVPYPPETANLHFEMELVVAIGLEGADIDAADALGHVWGYGAGVDLTRRDVQDQAKAMKRPWDLSKGFDFSGPCSPLVPAEAIGHPSRGGIWLSVDGESRQLGDLGDQIWAVQDVIAALSRSVTLMPGDLIFTGTPAGVGAIERGNRVAGGVAGVGELTFTIV, from the coding sequence ATGCTTGCCGCTCCGCCCGTTCCGATCCCCGTGAGTCTTCCCATCGGGGGCTCCGACGAACGATTCTTCCTGCGACGTGTGTACTGCGTCGGGCGCAACTATGCCGATCACGCGCGGGAGATGGGTAATGACCCGGACAGAGAGCCACCGTTCTTCTTCGCCAAGCCGTATGATGCGGTGTTCGCCGTGGCGGAGGGCGTTCCGGCGCGTGGGGTCGCTCCCCACGAGGTGCCGTACCCGCCGGAGACCGCCAACCTGCACTTTGAGATGGAACTTGTCGTCGCGATCGGCCTCGAAGGTGCCGACATAGATGCAGCGGATGCCCTCGGTCATGTTTGGGGCTACGGCGCGGGGGTCGACCTCACACGCCGTGACGTGCAAGACCAGGCCAAGGCGATGAAGCGCCCGTGGGATCTGTCGAAGGGGTTCGATTTTTCGGGCCCCTGCTCGCCGCTGGTACCGGCCGAGGCCATCGGGCATCCGTCTCGCGGTGGAATCTGGTTGAGCGTCGATGGCGAATCGCGCCAGCTCGGCGACCTGGGTGACCAGATCTGGGCGGTGCAGGATGTGATTGCCGCTCTGTCCCGGTCGGTTACCCTGATGCCCGGTGACCTGATCTTCACCGGAACGCCGGCGGGAGTCGGGGCGATCGAGCGCGGCAACCGCGTTGCCGGGGGAGTCGCCGGAGTGGGTGAGCTCACCTTTACGATCGTGTGA
- a CDS encoding AEC family transporter, which yields MGGVLVGFSIIGFVILVGYIVERFRIAGSGAGIVLNRMAFFVATPALLFTVLSHADPGLLFSTFLLTVLSTIVAGVVLYLVVARIFFRLPVAETVLGAGSATYVNANNIGLPVAIYVLGSATYVAPVLLLQLLVIAPIILAILDVSTSGRISFGSILTQPLRNPMIIASVAGIVVAILGIEVPVPVLAPLELIGGAAIPMVLMSFGMSLHGQRLLKKGTGRKQVVVATVIKVAVMPVIAYLLGRFVFDLGSAELFAVVAVSALPTAQNIFNFSARYNRAIIVTRDTVLLATVASIPALLVIAALLA from the coding sequence ATGGGCGGTGTACTTGTAGGGTTCAGCATCATCGGATTCGTGATCCTGGTGGGGTACATCGTCGAGCGGTTCCGGATCGCGGGCTCCGGCGCGGGAATCGTGCTCAACCGGATGGCCTTCTTTGTGGCGACGCCTGCCCTGCTCTTCACTGTGTTGTCGCACGCCGACCCGGGGCTGCTCTTCTCCACGTTTCTGCTCACGGTCCTGAGCACCATCGTCGCGGGCGTCGTGCTCTATCTTGTCGTGGCCCGTATCTTTTTCCGCCTGCCGGTGGCGGAGACCGTGCTCGGTGCCGGCTCGGCGACGTATGTCAACGCCAACAACATCGGGCTTCCGGTGGCCATCTACGTGCTCGGAAGCGCAACGTATGTGGCACCGGTGCTGCTGCTTCAGCTGCTCGTGATCGCCCCGATCATCCTGGCCATCCTGGACGTGTCCACGAGCGGACGCATCTCATTCGGATCTATCCTGACGCAGCCACTGCGCAACCCGATGATCATCGCGTCCGTGGCGGGAATCGTGGTCGCCATCCTCGGTATCGAGGTGCCTGTTCCGGTGCTCGCCCCGCTCGAACTCATCGGGGGTGCAGCCATCCCCATGGTGCTCATGTCCTTCGGCATGTCCCTGCACGGCCAACGCCTGCTGAAGAAGGGCACCGGCCGCAAGCAAGTGGTGGTGGCGACCGTCATCAAGGTGGCCGTGATGCCGGTGATCGCGTACCTGCTCGGACGATTCGTCTTCGATCTCGGCAGCGCCGAACTGTTCGCTGTGGTGGCCGTTTCCGCGCTCCCCACCGCGCAGAACATTTTCAACTTCTCGGCCCGCTACAACCGGGCCATCATTGTCACCAGGGACACCGTGCTGCTCGCCACGGTGGCCTCGATCCCTGCACTGCTCGTGATCGCCGCGCTCCTCGCCTAG
- the cofC gene encoding 2-phospho-L-lactate guanylyltransferase: protein MSWVAVVPVKGNPGAKSRLADLPERAALADAFALDTVAALVAASTVERVFVVTGDERLAPLLAHLGAVIVREKRTPVDSLNSAIEQGVAAARQACPAANVAVLTGDLPALLGSEVESALALGAVHPRSMVPDAGGAGTTTLLALAGVPFVPRFGPGSRRAHEAAGHVPLNIPPSASIRRDVDTPADLDAARARGLGRFTRALVEGADA from the coding sequence ATGAGCTGGGTCGCCGTCGTTCCGGTCAAGGGCAATCCCGGGGCGAAGAGCCGACTGGCGGACCTGCCGGAGCGAGCGGCACTCGCCGACGCGTTCGCGCTCGACACCGTGGCGGCCCTGGTGGCGGCATCCACAGTGGAGAGGGTATTCGTCGTGACCGGCGATGAGCGGCTGGCGCCACTGCTCGCTCACCTGGGGGCGGTGATCGTGCGCGAGAAGCGAACGCCGGTCGATTCACTCAATTCGGCGATTGAGCAGGGGGTGGCCGCGGCGAGGCAGGCATGCCCGGCCGCGAACGTGGCTGTGTTAACGGGTGACCTGCCCGCACTCTTGGGGAGTGAGGTCGAGTCTGCGCTCGCCCTGGGCGCCGTCCACCCGCGATCGATGGTTCCGGATGCCGGGGGCGCCGGTACCACAACGTTGCTCGCCCTCGCCGGGGTACCGTTCGTGCCCCGATTCGGCCCTGGATCGAGACGCGCGCACGAGGCCGCCGGGCACGTTCCGTTGAACATTCCCCCCTCGGCATCTATCCGCCGCGACGTGGACACCCCCGCGGACCTCGATGCCGCCCGCGCACGTGGCCTCGGCCGTTTCACGCGGGCTCTCGTTGAGGGCGCGGACGCCTGA
- a CDS encoding TIGR03557 family F420-dependent LLM class oxidoreductase produces MTELQIGYAAMLEQFAPSEAVALSAYAEEHGFSGVMAADHFQPWVPQQGQSSFVWSVLAAIAERTTGDLGPGVTAPTFRWHPAMVAQASATLAAMYPGRHWLGLGSGEALNEHIVGVYWPEAPERINRMFEAIEIISKLFTASIAGKDVKHSGQFYKLESTRLWTMPEVAPEILVATAGPVTAKRAGRHADGLITVGAPLEKISMLFGKFDDGARDAGKDPSTMPKVLQLHMSWAETDEEAMKNALLEWPNGGMKFPKGDIRSPFEFEQIAKLVRPEDFEGRMIISADPDEHRKYIQKFVDLGFDRIYLHNVGRNQRQWIDVFGAQVLPKLVR; encoded by the coding sequence ATGACGGAGTTGCAGATTGGCTACGCGGCCATGTTGGAGCAGTTCGCCCCCTCGGAGGCTGTTGCCCTGTCGGCGTATGCCGAAGAGCACGGTTTCAGCGGAGTGATGGCGGCTGACCACTTTCAACCCTGGGTACCGCAGCAGGGACAAAGCTCCTTCGTGTGGAGCGTGCTGGCTGCGATCGCCGAGCGCACGACGGGTGACCTCGGACCGGGCGTGACCGCGCCCACCTTCCGTTGGCATCCCGCGATGGTGGCGCAGGCCTCCGCAACTCTTGCCGCCATGTATCCGGGGCGGCATTGGCTGGGCCTCGGTTCCGGGGAAGCCCTCAACGAACACATCGTGGGGGTCTACTGGCCGGAAGCGCCCGAGCGCATCAACCGCATGTTCGAGGCCATTGAGATCATCTCGAAGCTCTTCACCGCCTCGATCGCCGGCAAAGACGTGAAGCACTCGGGCCAGTTCTACAAGCTCGAATCGACGCGGCTCTGGACCATGCCGGAGGTCGCCCCCGAGATTCTGGTCGCGACCGCCGGGCCGGTGACGGCCAAGCGTGCCGGCCGTCACGCCGACGGGCTCATCACCGTGGGTGCTCCACTCGAGAAGATCTCCATGCTGTTCGGCAAGTTCGACGACGGCGCGCGCGATGCCGGCAAAGACCCGTCGACCATGCCCAAGGTGCTGCAGCTGCATATGAGCTGGGCAGAGACCGACGAAGAAGCGATGAAGAACGCGCTGCTCGAGTGGCCGAACGGCGGCATGAAGTTTCCGAAGGGCGACATCCGCTCGCCGTTTGAGTTCGAGCAGATCGCCAAGCTCGTGCGCCCCGAAGACTTCGAGGGACGCATGATCATTTCGGCGGACCCCGACGAGCACCGCAAGTACATCCAGAAGTTCGTCGACCTCGGCTTCGACCGCATCTACCTGCACAACGTGGGCCGCAACCAGCGCCAGTGGATCGACGTGTTCGGCGCGCAGGTGCTGCCGAAGCTCGTTCGCTAG
- the lhgO gene encoding L-2-hydroxyglutarate oxidase, whose amino-acid sequence MASHVIVAGAGIVGLSTAYELSRRGHRVTVLEKEPAVAVHQTGNNSGVIHSGLYYTPGSLKATLGQAGAISMERFARDHGVDVDICGKLVVATSPQQIPALERLHERGRANGVNCRLVSSEVAREFEPHVNAVAALRVEATGIVDYPGVCAALQGLIEAHDGEVLINQRIVGVATNDDAVTVTTPHREFRADEFVNCAGLHSDRVARLAGLRPDVRIIPFRGEYFELAPEATSLVRGLIYPVPDPAFPFLGVHLTRMIEGGVHAGPNAVFALAREGYTWLDVNPRDVWESARWPGLWKLGRKFWRNGLEEVARSLSRPKFLASLRELVPELPDDGLIPTHSGVRAQAMRRDGSLVDDFYFERAKRQIHVLNAPSPAATASLEIGRTIADELVAQR is encoded by the coding sequence ATGGCGAGTCACGTCATCGTTGCCGGGGCAGGGATCGTCGGCTTATCTACAGCGTACGAGCTCAGCCGCCGCGGACACCGTGTCACAGTTCTCGAGAAGGAACCGGCCGTCGCGGTGCACCAAACGGGAAACAACTCCGGGGTGATCCATTCCGGCCTGTACTACACGCCCGGAAGTCTCAAGGCGACTCTCGGCCAAGCCGGGGCGATCTCGATGGAAAGGTTTGCGCGGGACCACGGAGTGGACGTCGATATCTGCGGCAAGCTCGTCGTGGCCACCAGTCCACAGCAAATTCCCGCTCTCGAGCGCCTCCACGAGCGGGGTCGAGCCAACGGCGTGAACTGCCGTTTGGTGTCATCCGAGGTGGCCCGGGAGTTCGAGCCCCACGTGAACGCGGTCGCGGCCCTCCGGGTGGAGGCAACCGGCATCGTTGACTATCCAGGGGTCTGCGCCGCCTTGCAGGGGCTGATCGAGGCCCACGACGGGGAGGTGCTCATCAACCAGCGCATTGTCGGAGTGGCCACGAACGACGATGCCGTCACGGTCACCACACCGCACCGCGAATTCCGGGCGGATGAGTTCGTCAACTGTGCAGGGCTGCACAGCGACCGCGTGGCGCGTCTGGCCGGGTTGCGCCCTGACGTGCGGATCATCCCGTTCCGAGGCGAGTACTTCGAGCTCGCTCCGGAGGCGACGTCGCTCGTGAGGGGACTCATCTACCCGGTTCCCGACCCGGCCTTTCCTTTTCTGGGTGTGCACCTCACCCGGATGATCGAGGGTGGCGTGCACGCCGGACCGAACGCGGTCTTCGCCCTGGCGCGTGAGGGATACACCTGGCTCGACGTGAATCCCCGCGATGTGTGGGAGAGCGCCCGCTGGCCGGGCCTCTGGAAACTCGGGCGCAAGTTCTGGCGAAACGGCCTCGAAGAGGTCGCTCGTTCCCTGTCTCGCCCGAAGTTCCTGGCAAGCCTCCGGGAGCTCGTGCCCGAGCTTCCGGATGACGGCCTGATCCCCACGCACTCCGGTGTTCGCGCCCAGGCCATGCGACGTGACGGCAGCCTCGTGGACGACTTCTACTTCGAGCGCGCGAAGCGGCAGATCCACGTGCTGAATGCGCCGTCGCCGGCCGCTACCGCCAGCCTCGAGATCGGCCGCACGATAGCCGATGAGCTGGTCGCCCAGCGATAA
- the cofD gene encoding 2-phospho-L-lactate transferase codes for MKKITVLAGGVGGARFTRGLLAHLAEVEPSTEVTVVVNTGDDMWLDGLRICPDLDTVMYTLGGGINEEQGWGRPEESRRASGEIAAYGRGWSWFTLGDLDLATHIVRTDLLRGGSTLSEATEFLCRRWQPGAVLLPMSDQPVETHVRLAADVDEHRAGELMHFEEWWVRYRAGIPVTEFVQVGLADAAAAPRVVRAIENADVVILPPSNPVVSVGTIMAVPGIRSALQASSGQVVGVSPIIGGAAVRGMADACLQTIGVETSAAAVGLHYGSRTSGGLLDAWLVDETDAAALPALTAAGIRSAAVPLWMRDVPSTAAMAVAAIALARA; via the coding sequence CACCGTGGTTGTGAACACGGGCGACGACATGTGGCTCGACGGCCTGCGCATCTGCCCCGACCTCGACACCGTGATGTACACGCTCGGCGGCGGCATCAACGAGGAGCAGGGCTGGGGCCGACCGGAGGAGAGCCGGCGAGCGTCGGGCGAAATCGCCGCGTACGGTCGCGGCTGGTCGTGGTTCACGCTCGGCGACCTCGACCTGGCCACGCACATCGTGCGTACAGACCTGCTGCGCGGCGGATCGACGCTGAGCGAGGCGACAGAGTTCCTCTGCAGACGCTGGCAGCCGGGGGCCGTGCTGCTGCCGATGAGCGACCAGCCGGTGGAGACGCACGTGCGGCTGGCCGCAGATGTGGACGAGCATCGCGCCGGCGAACTTATGCACTTTGAGGAATGGTGGGTGCGCTACCGCGCCGGCATTCCGGTCACCGAGTTCGTGCAGGTGGGACTGGCTGATGCGGCGGCTGCGCCCAGGGTGGTCCGGGCCATCGAGAACGCCGACGTCGTGATCCTTCCTCCGTCAAATCCCGTGGTCTCGGTGGGCACGATCATGGCCGTTCCCGGCATCCGCTCCGCCCTCCAGGCCAGCAGTGGCCAGGTCGTGGGGGTCTCTCCCATCATCGGCGGGGCGGCCGTGCGCGGCATGGCAGACGCGTGCCTGCAGACCATAGGGGTAGAGACCTCGGCCGCCGCGGTGGGGCTGCACTATGGCTCGCGCACATCGGGCGGGCTGCTCGATGCCTGGCTCGTGGATGAGACGGATGCGGCGGCGCTACCCGCTCTCACGGCCGCCGGTATCCGCTCTGCTGCCGTGCCGCTCTGGATGCGCGACGTTCCATCCACGGCCGCAATGGCGGTCGCCGCGATCGCCCTCGCCCGCGCCTGA
- the cofE gene encoding coenzyme F420-0:L-glutamate ligase: MTVFALAGFGEISQGDDLAALIERAAGAQLQNGDILAVTSKIVSKAEGRQVAAEDREQAITDETVRVVATRAHPGGVTRIVENRQGLVLAAAGVDTSNAPDGIVLLLPVDPDASARALCSELRKRTGLELGVVITDTAGRAWREGQTDIAIGAAGLAVLHDLRGTTDVSGRRLDVTVAAVADEIAGAADLVKGKTSGNPVAVVRGLAHVVGELSLAGASALQRPSENDMFRLGSTEARAEGYEDGYATGYEEGYDEGYAEGAARS; encoded by the coding sequence CTGACGGTCTTTGCCCTGGCGGGCTTCGGTGAGATTTCGCAGGGAGACGACCTCGCGGCGCTCATCGAGCGCGCGGCAGGGGCGCAGCTGCAGAACGGCGATATCCTCGCCGTCACGAGCAAGATCGTGTCCAAAGCCGAGGGCCGCCAGGTGGCCGCCGAGGATCGCGAGCAGGCGATCACCGACGAGACCGTGCGCGTGGTCGCGACGCGGGCGCACCCCGGCGGCGTGACCCGCATCGTGGAAAACCGGCAGGGGCTCGTGCTCGCGGCTGCTGGAGTGGACACGAGCAATGCCCCCGACGGCATCGTTCTGCTGCTGCCTGTCGACCCGGACGCCTCCGCGCGTGCCCTGTGCAGCGAGCTGCGCAAACGCACGGGCCTCGAGCTCGGTGTCGTCATCACCGACACAGCCGGGCGGGCCTGGCGGGAAGGGCAGACCGACATCGCGATCGGCGCCGCCGGACTCGCCGTGCTCCACGACCTCCGCGGCACGACGGATGTCTCGGGTCGCCGCCTCGACGTAACGGTCGCCGCTGTTGCCGACGAGATCGCGGGCGCGGCGGACCTCGTGAAGGGCAAGACGAGCGGCAACCCTGTGGCTGTCGTGCGAGGGCTCGCGCACGTGGTGGGCGAGCTTTCGCTCGCCGGGGCATCCGCTTTGCAGCGGCCGAGCGAGAACGACATGTTCCGCCTCGGGTCGACTGAAGCGCGCGCGGAAGGTTATGAAGACGGCTATGCCACGGGCTATGAAGAAGGGTATGACGAGGGCTACGCCGAGGGCGCTGCGCGAAGTTAG